In Mixophyes fleayi isolate aMixFle1 chromosome 4, aMixFle1.hap1, whole genome shotgun sequence, the following proteins share a genomic window:
- the LOC142153130 gene encoding E3 ubiquitin/ISG15 ligase TRIM25-like, with protein sequence MASADLRQELDCSICLNIYTDPVTLRCGHNFCRVCIDHVLDTQEGSGVYTCPDCRAECQERPALQMNITLCNIVGSFLSTRPDQEETGIFCTYCVDSPVPAAKSCLLCEVSLCDKHLRAHIKAAEHVLSDPTTSLGHKKCSIHKKILEYYCTVDAACICVSCSLAGEHRGHYVEMLDEAFEKKKEKLRNVLPKLTTKREEAEKRVQRLQERRREDQDKAADVTETVTALFRDIRRQLEDLEKRVLSEISRQEESVSLSVSDLIQQLEIKKDELSIKMRHIEELCNMSDPVTVLQEPDTDDLCDTEVRERHDNQIYEVGDLDVGLISEKLHRLSDIITGINIGIYVQETADILLDVNTAANDIHISDDRKTASWSDINQKRPLTFERFEYNQVISTRRFSSGRHYWEVDVSKSGKWRVGMCYPSIARIGNMSNIGGNNKSWCLWRYNYQYTVRHNMKVIQTPDIISCDTVRICLDYEAGQLSFYSLCDPIKHLHTVTATFTEPLHAALWVKEGCIKISGGVRSWRKLP encoded by the coding sequence atggcgtctgctgatctgagacaggagctggactgttccatctgtctgaacatttatacagatcctgtaacactgagatgtggacacaacttctgccgggtctgtattgatcatgtgctggatacacaggagggttctggagtttatacctgtcctgactgcagagcagagtgtcaggagcgtCCTGCACTGCAGATGAACATAACTCTGTGTAACATAGTGGGGAGTTTCCTGTCTACTCGGCCAGATCAGGAGGAAACTGGGATCTTCTGCACTTACTGTGTGGactctcctgtacctgctgctaaatcctgtctgttGTGTGAAGTTTCTCTGTGCGATAAACACCTGAGAGCACACATCAAGGCAGCAGAACACGTCTTATCTGATCCCACCACTTCCCTGGGGCACAAGAAATGCTCCATCCATAAGAAGATCCTGGAGTATTACTGCACTGTGGACGCTGCCTGTATATGTGTTTCCTGCAGTTTGGCCGGAGAACATCGTGGACACTATGTGGAGATGCTGGATGAGGCCTTTGAGAAGAAAAaggagaaactgagaaatgttctgccaaaactgaccacaaagagagaggaggctgagaaaagagtccagagactgcaggagcgcaggagagaagaTCAGGATAAAGCAGCTGATGTAACAGAGACagtcactgccctgtttagagacatcaggagacagttggaagacctagagaagagagtcctgagtgagatctccaggcaggaagagagcgtttcactctcagtctctgatctgatccagcagctggaaataaagaaggacgagctgtccataaagatgcgtcacattgaggagctgtgtaacatgtctgatccagtgactgtcttacaggaaccagacacagatgacttgtgtgatactgaggTCAGAGAGAGACATGATAACCAGATCTATGAGgtaggagatctggatgtgggtctcATCTCAGAGAAATTACACAgattatctgatataataacaggtataaatATAGGGATCTATGTGCAGGAAACTGcagacatattactggatgtaaATACAGCTGCTaatgatatacatatatcagaTGACAGGAAAACTGCATCCTGGTCAGATATAAACCAGAAACGTCCACTAACATTTGAGAGATTTGAGTATAATCAGGTAATAAGCACCAGGAGATTTTCCtcagggcgacattactgggaagtggatgTCAGTAAATCAGGGAAGTGGagggtagggatgtgttatcccagtatagcCAGGATAGGAAATATGTCAAATATTGGAGGTAATAACAAGTCCTGGTGTTTGTGGCGGTATAATTATCAGTATACAGTGAGACATAACATGAAAGTGATCCAGACACCTGACATTATATCCTGTGATACAGTGAGGATATgtctggattatgaggctggacagctgTCCTTTTATTCTCTTTGTGACCCGATCAAACACTTACACACCGTCACTGCCAcattcactgagccccttcatgctgcattatggGTAAAGGAAGGTTGTATAAAGATATCTGGGGGAGTCAGGAGCTGGAGGAAATTACCATAG